The nucleotide sequence CGAAGTGCGCAAGATCGACGCCATCATGGAGGCAAACGAGGAAATGGAGAAGAAGATTCGTGCTTTCGACGCGCAGTTCAACGAGCAAATGACCGTGCTGCAGAAGACGCTTGAAGGAAGCCTCGTGCACATCGCCGAGTCGGCGCGCTCCGTCAGCGAGTTGGAAAAGGTCAGTGAGTCGGCGAATATGCGCATGGAGGCGATCAACCTCCTGATCCGAAACATCGAGCGCGGCGCGTAGGTGGGAGGCTTGACTCTTCGCGGCAGCGGGGCGAAGGCGCGCGCTCTTCGCGCGGCATTTCCGCGCACCGTGCCGATTCTCGCGGGCTTTCTCTTTCTCGGCATGGCGTACGGCGTCTACATGCATGTGCTCGGCTTCTCCTTCTGGTATCCCGTCGTCATGGCCGTCGTCATTTTCGGCGGCTCCTTGGAGTTCGTTGCGGGAACGCTGCTGCTCTCGCCCTTTGCGCCCGTGCAGGCGTTCTTCATCGCCTTGATGATTCAGGCGCGTCATCTCTTCTACGGGCTTTCCATGCTCGAAAAGTACAAAGGACTCGGCGCCAAGCGCATCTATCTCATCTATGGACTTTGCGACGAGACGTTCTCCATCGCCTATACGACGCGCCTGCCACAGGATGTCGATCGCGGCTGGTTCTACTTCTTCGTGACGCTTCTCAATCAGCTCTATTGGGTTGCAGGTACGGCGCTCGGCAGTCTCGTGGGCGGTCTGATGAGCTTCGACACTTCGGGACTCGGCTTCGTGATGACGGCGATGTTCGTCGTCATCTTCCTGGAGCAATTCCTGCATGAAAAGCAGCATATCAGCGCC is from Selenomonas sputigena ATCC 35185 and encodes:
- a CDS encoding AzlC family ABC transporter permease — protein: MTLRGSGAKARALRAAFPRTVPILAGFLFLGMAYGVYMHVLGFSFWYPVVMAVVIFGGSLEFVAGTLLLSPFAPVQAFFIALMIQARHLFYGLSMLEKYKGLGAKRIYLIYGLCDETFSIAYTTRLPQDVDRGWFYFFVTLLNQLYWVAGTALGSLVGGLMSFDTSGLGFVMTAMFVVIFLEQFLHEKQHISAAVGFLAAGVCLFFFGTDDFLIPTMVLILLFLTALRRSIARKGGFR